CAACATCACGATTACAACGCTTTCCTGGAAAGTGAAGGGCTTAGTTCCGTCAATTCACAGTCTCCTTCTGGAGCCCGTCTGTTTGCCTTAACCACAAAAGGTACTCCGGCGCACAGTAATGTGAGTTATCGTGATGGTGATTACTTAATGTTTGGCCCGGAAACTCGTGGCTTGCCGTCTTATGTATTAGATAACATGCCACCTGAACAGAAGATCAGAATTCCCATGCTGCCAGATAGCCGTAGCATGAATCTGTCCAATTCTGTCGCAGTGGTTGTGTTTGAAGCATGGCGGCAACTAGGCTATCCAGGTGCGTTATTGCGGGATTAAGATTAATAGGACATTCAGCACGGATTATGCGCTGAATGTCCTATCTATTAGTGCTCATAAGAAAAGAACAGAATTTCAAATCCCATCCCCATTCTCAAATCCATTATTGATACCATTAAAATGCTGGTTCATATCCAGCGATGGCTTCTCACTTTCCGGTTTACCAACAATCCTCGCCGGTACACCCGCCACTGTGGTATGAGGTGGAACCGATCTTAATACCACCGATCCTGCCCCAATTTTTGCACCGCGGCCAATCTCGATATTACCGAGGATCTTAGCTCCCGCACCAATCATCACCCCTTCACGTACTTTCGGGTGTCGATCCCCTACCGTTTTACCCGTACCACCAAGCGTCACAGATTGCAGAATGGAAACATCATTTTCAACAATCGCTGTTTCACCAATCACAATTCCAGTTGCATGATCTAGCATAATGCCACAACCAAT
The sequence above is drawn from the Xenorhabdus ishibashii genome and encodes:
- the trmL gene encoding tRNA (uridine(34)/cytosine(34)/5-carboxymethylaminomethyluridine(34)-2'-O)-methyltransferase TrmL, whose product is MLNIVLFEPEIPPNTGNIIRLCANTGCQLHLIQPLGFTWDDKRLRRAGLDYHEFANIKQHHDYNAFLESEGLSSVNSQSPSGARLFALTTKGTPAHSNVSYRDGDYLMFGPETRGLPSYVLDNMPPEQKIRIPMLPDSRSMNLSNSVAVVVFEAWRQLGYPGALLRD